agatggaaagatctaccttgctcatgtataggcagaattaaattatcaaaatgaTTATACTACCAAATCACTATACAGgcttaatgcaattcctatcaaaatcccaatggcattcctcatagaaatagaaaaaagcaatcatgaaattcatctggaaaaataagagacccagaatagataaaTCAATTGTAATCAGGAAGAGAAAAGCaggtggtattgctataccagaccttactacagatcaatagtaacaaaaacagcatggtattggcaccaaaaacaAGCcagtagatcaatggtacagaatagaggacacagagactgatccacaaaattacaattaccttatattagaaaaaggtgGCAAAAAAACatgcactgaagaaaagatagcatcttcaacaaatggtgctgggaaaactggaaatccatacacaacaaaatgaaattaaacccctacctctcatcatgcacaaaacttaactcaagatgaatcaaggatctaggaatgaaaccagagactctgcatctaatagaagaaaaatttggccctaattttcatcatgtgggattaggccacaacttccttaataagactcctatagcacaagaattaaaaacaagaatcaataaatgagatgaattcaaactaaaaagttttttctcagcaaaagaaacaataggtgaggtgaacagagagcccaaATCCTGGGatcaaatttttacccctcacaaatcatatagagcactaatctctagggtatataaagggaaggggaaggggattagcaaggatggtggaatgtgatggtcatcattatacaaagtacatgtatgaagacttgaattggtggccacataccttatatacaaacagagatataaaaaatttgatttatatgtgtattaagaattgtaatgcaaaaaaagaaaaaagtacatgtataatggtaTAAATTGTTGTGCACATATTTaaatacagagatacaaaaaatggtgctctatatgtgtaataaggattacAATGCATTCCACTGGTGTcgtgtactttaaaaaataataaaatcaatttaaacaaataaaaaataaaaactggaacaaagcagggatgccctctctcaccacttctatttaacatagttcttgaaacgcTGGACAGAACAATTAggcgaaagaaattaaaggggtacaAAAAAAACGAAGAATCAAATTGGcagtatttgctgatgatatgattctatacttggaaaaccctaaaagttccaccagaaaacttctagaactagtaaatgaattcaccaaagtaggatataaaatcaacacccatgaatcaaaggcatttctgtatatcagtgacaaatccacagaaagggaaacgaggaaaactacaccattttatataaccTCCAAAAAATTAATTACCTGGGAATCAATttaaagaaagaggtgaaagatctatataatgaaaattaaagaaccctaaagaaatcaaagaagaccttagaagatggaaaaatctatcttgctcttggataggcagaattaatattatcaaaatgaccatactaccaaaagcactacacagatttaatacaattctgatcaaaattccaatgacattcctcatataaataaaaaaagcaattttgaaattcatctggaaaaataagagacccaaaatagctaaatcaatccttagcaggaacagtgaagcagatggcatcactataccattttagaaaacttttgGTTTACAGCTAGCAGCTACGGGCAGCTCAGAGTGCTAGGAAGACCTATGCTTTTACAGAAACACCTGcaggagggggcggctctgctctAGCAAGCTGTCAGTGAAACCATATCCTCAGTGCTTGATGTCAGCATTGCCAAGCTACAAGGCCAGGAAACCATGAGTTAGGTGCATCGGGGCATGAAACCCCTAAAAAGGTCCCCTCCCCTAGGGACAATGATCCTTCCAGTCTGCCTTCCATCATATAGCAATATTTACAGCTTCCTCATAGTGTGGCTACATTAATCATAAGATGATTAGTTTCTACATGTTATATAACCTGATTGCTTAAGTATGATTGGAAGATGTATTCTATAGCAATTGTAATCACTTCCACATTAAACGAGATTGCCTGGAGTTCAACAATGGTTGTCACCTGCCAGCTCTCACCAGCTCCTGGTATCTGTGTGTTGACTCTGCTGCTGTTACTCACATGATTGAGGTAGCAGAGAGACCAACTGATCACACCAGTAACCAGAACAcacacaataccagaccttaaactatatctactacagagcaatagtaacaaaaacagcatggtattggcaccaaaacagactggtaggccaatggtacagaatagaggacacaaagaataacccacaaaattacaattatcttagaCAAAGGtgcaagaacatgcattggagaaaagatagcctcttcaacaaatggtgctgggaaaactggaaatgaaattaaacccctatctctcaccatgcacaaaactcaactcaaaatggatcagggaCTTAGAAAtgaaaccagagaccctgtgtttaatagaagaagaaataggccctaatctccataaTGTGGGGTTAGACAGAACTTCTTAATacgactcctgtggcacaagaattaaaatcaagaatcaataaataggatgaactcaaactaaaaagtttcttctcagcacaagaagcaatctgtgaggtgaatagagagactacatcttgggagcaaatctttacccctcaaacataagaagaacactaatctctagggtttataaagaactcaaaaacctaagcacacaaaaaaaaaaacaaataagccaatcaataaatgggccaaggacatgaacaaacacttctcagaagatgatgtacaatcaatcatgaaaaaaaaatacatgaaaaaatattcaacatcagtagcaattagagaaataaaagtcaaaccactctaagatttcatctcactcctgtcagaatagcagctattttgaagacaaacaacaataaatgttggtgagaacaTGGGGAAAATGAtacatacactgctggtgggactgaaaattggtgcagccaatatggaaagcagtatggaaacttcttggaaaattggaaatggaaccaccatttaatccagctatccctctccttggtctacaccTAAAGGATGTAAAAACAGAATAccacaggaacacagccacatcaatgttcatagcagcagaattcaccatagctaacctgtggaaccaacatagatgcccttcaatagatgaatagataaaaaaattgtggcatgtatacataatggaatattacccagcaataaaatataataaaatcatggcatttgcaggtagatggatgaagttagagaagataatgctaagtgaagttagccaatctccccaaaaaaacaaatactgaatgttttctttgatataaggaggctgattcacagtggaatagggagagagagcatgggaggaatagagaaactctagataaggcagaggggttggaggggaagggaggggacacgGGGTTATaaatggtggtggaatgtgatgatcattattatccaaagtacaggtatgaagacacgaattggagtgaatatactttgtatacaaccagagatatgaaaaattgtgctctatatgtgtaataagaattgtaatgcattctgctatcatatataaactttttaaaatgtccttataATTAGTCAAAAACTTACTATTgcaatataatattaaatttttaaaaaaataataaatgaacaagattttttctttcttaaagattAGTATCTAAATTTGTGCCCCCCATTTGCACTAATACAGGTTCAATCACATACATTGGTACTTCCATCTTTGTTGAGTTGATTCATAGAAACTAGATCATATAAAATGGCTGAGCAGACCCAGATAACCCTTGGAGAAAAGtaaattttgctcatttttcaccAAGACATTAgttggaataaaattataattttatatataataactgACTGAGatataaaggagaagaaaagtgaGAAGGAAGCagatagggagaaaaagagaaagagtgaaagaaaaaaacttttgagaCTTTCTGGTGTGTCAAGTACCATGCTATGCACCTTAATGCACCCTTCCCATAATTcctgaagataattttaatttataactcATTGTTATAATTTCATGAACAAGATGAGATCAGACATTAGTTAACCTCACACTATGGACCTGTTAATATGAAAGTGTGGATTCTAGTATGCATAGGtgtttattcttataaaataaaagagtatGCAAGTTATATATAGAAACTTGTAGATGGTAATTCAGCAGATAATGTGGAGATGAAAAAAACAGACTATTTGatccttcttttttaataaacatgTCCCCAGGAAAATCATTAAGATTCTCAAAGAGTGTTCCTCATACATCTGAATCCAAAGCCTCCTTGATACAATGGCTCACTCTCCTCTGACTCTCACAGTCTATATCCCTGATGTGAAAAAGAAACACCCAGAGCAGGAAAAGGGCATATTATACAAATTCAGATGGCACAGGTCCTAAACTCACGCCCAGAGTTCAAGAGTCCTCTGGATAATCTTTCATTGTATTGGAAACTGCCTTAGCATATGCCTTTCCTAACTGCTACTGGAAGGGGGAAGTGGTCTCATTACCACAGGCAAACTCAATGAAATGATTACTTAGAAATGGCTTAATGGaattcacatacacacacgtgtgtgcgtgcgcacacacacacacaataaatttACTGAAAACTCTCAAAGATGTATCAAGGAGTTGGTTACATTTCATGCATACAAAGAACCCACAAATCCTCTTCACTCTCAACTCTAACCACCTTGGATGTGATCTTCCAGCTCTCACTGCTTCAGCACACCCAAAATGTCTATGTGAATCTTGGGCACTCTACTTTCCTTCTGATCCCCTCTCTTCTCCCATCTCATCCTTTCTTCATTGATTTGTTCCATACCCTTTCTCAGGTAAACACTTTTAAACTCCCCAGGTTCCTTATTTTATGatccctacattaaaaaatatcaaagaccAAGCCCAACAGGCAAAACAAAATTCtcttaaaagcagagaaaattgTTGTGAACATTAACTTGCATTTTGTTCCTGAGAATAGTTTGCATATAGTTTCATGTGTTTCACATACCCCCCTTAGCATCCTGGGCCCCAAATTTAGAACACCAGAAACTCATTTCTCAGCAACCAAGTTGCTTCTAAGGTGCTTAGAAGCAATCCCACTAGGATAGCAAGTCAGAGTATGAGGGGGCTGGGAGAAGACCAATATCCAGAGGACCAGGAAGAAACAACACAACCAAACCTGGACACAAAGGGTAGGAATCTGAGGTAAAAGGAATATAAAACTAAGGCCCCACATTAGGAATATGCAAGTAATAAACTGTCAAATAcgatttctaaaattttttggaGACCAGCAATTCCTATCCACAGTTACAACCCTGGTCCATCTAGGCTGTCCTCACAACCGAACTCTCCAGTGTTATTGCACCAACAACAAACAGCAGTTGAACTCAATGTTTTCAGGGGGTACAGATAACCCTAACCTGCAGTAGAGGATAAGCCTAGAAAGGGTTCACTCCTCACCCCCACAAAATGAAAAgctaaaatcagaattttaaaaaagacatttgggAAATTAATTGAAGAATGTTTTAGGGCCGAGGTTgcggctcagaagtagagtgctcacctagcatgcatgaggcactgggttccatcttcagcaccacataaaaataaaataaaggtattgtgtccacctacaacttaaaaaaatgtttaaaaaatgaataatgatttAAATACAGTAATGTAAGTTCTGTGGTCCAATCCCAAGGAGAAGTCCCTGTAGTCTTCTAATGCAAATGACaatcatttttctctccttttaggAGAATTTTGCTTTTCTGTTGTGCTTGCTTTGGTTAGTTTGGGCGAGGGGCAGATTAATGTGCATGGACTATGAAAAAAAAGacccaagagaaattaaaaatgtttactggGAAGGTTGGAAATAAATTAGAGAAGAGAGAGCAGGAAAACCCATCCCATCCTGGGGAGGAGGCCACTGATACAGAAGGGCAGAGGAGGACCCTGGAGGAGGGAAGGCCAAGGAAACATCGGAGTCACTTATCTGAAACAGGGGGCCTTCCTCCAGGTTAAAAGGGATCACACAGTGGTGAGACCACAGCTAAAACAAGCCCAATCAGCATGAGTTATGGGGTAAAACTGCCCAACTTTTCACATGTGAAATATTTCTAGAGAATAATAACCACTCTTTAGGAAGTACTTGGTTCACTCCACTGCCCTGGCCTCCGCTCCATTCTAAAGATGAGACTACCCACAGGAGGACAGAAACCAGAAAGGAGATGGCCTCTTGCAGTATGCAGGGTCCACCAGGTGTTGTGGGAAATCCCCTGGACCACAGATCAAGCCAGTTGCTTTACAGGCCAACTTCTGCCACTGTCCCACTGCTTTCTCTCTGTCAGGAAAACATCTGCCTCAAAACTCATAAAAATCCATATTCTATCTGTCTTTATTCAGTTTTGCTGCTAAGGATAAAAATTATACTCTGTGTGAAAATATTtgagagaataaaatataaatcattccACAATTGTCAGAaggcatatatattatatacatatgccAGGCTTTTACTGGCAATGATATAtttgggaaaggagaagggaTGTAGCCCGTGGTAGAAGGCTTGCAGAGCATGCCTGAAGCACCAGGGTCACAACTCAGGaccacaaatgaaaaaacaaaattaaaaaagatatttgggaaattaccaaaaatgaagaatgattcAAAGACAGAAATGAGTTATGGGGTAAAACTGCCCAACTTTTCACATGTGAAATATTTCTAGAGAATAATAACCACTCTTTAGGAAGTACTTGGTTCACTCCACTACATTCCCACATGTGGTGAGTAGCCCACTTGAATTAGCACCTTTGGGAGTTGGAGAAAATATAATCCCTGGATGATGATTTGTTGGGAGATGAATAGAAAGCCACATTCCTAAAATTAATTACTCCCTTTACTTATATAGATCATTTAACAAATTTTTAGTATCTGCCTTTAAACTTCCAGGTGCAGACCAACAGCTAGATGCATTGAAGGCTAAAAATTGATATTCTCACATGAGACCCACGCAGGTGATGGTAATGTGGTTCCCACCAATGGAATaagctggctgcaaaataaaagataagaaaaataaaacaatgaaacaaaccacaggacacagaaaatattttcagaaatcagGAGTGGGACAGGGCAGTCAATCATACAGATTGAGCTTCTATACTAAACATGCAAAATGGAGCCCATGCTTGCTTTTTTATATCAGGGAACATCAGAGGACTTCCATAGAATGTCCTACACCAAAAAAAGGTTATAGGttggctgtccagttcccaatgggTTACACCCAATTCCACAGCTACTATGAAGTATCTTTCTAGTAGAGAGTAAGGTTATTTGTCTTGGGCAATCTATTGCATGGTAGAGCCAGAGATAGTTTCCAAAGTTAAACCTAAAACCTCCCTGGCTGCCAAAACTAAagaagaccctcaagtaattcatGGATGGCTTTTTGCACAATATAAGGTGGGCAAGCCAAGGTTGAAATAAGATGCAGAATACTAGACAGAAAAATGTCTGTCTGTATAGTATTCTGCATCTTATTACACACCCAAGTTTCCAAGCTGTAGGTAGGAAATAGCAGCCCAGATCTAGGAAAGCTCAGGGATCAGGGTTCTGATTTCCACTAGCTTCCAAATGAGCCTCCCAGGGATGGAGACCCACATGACTGTTCCTAGATAGAGACAGGAGAAGGGACACCAGGACACagatagaaaaaggaaatcagagaTACCCGGAAAGTCAGTTACCAGATAGATATGCAGTTTTCCTCTAatctgaaaaaagaagaaataggggAGCTAGGAACTAAAACATCTGCTACcaagaaaacatacaaaattcaGGAGGGAAAGCAGAACTTACTGAGATCTGCTTGGAGTTcatgtgaaagaaaatggaaaacagcGTGAACccccatctccaaaaaaaaaaaaagactgtgtacctagaaaacaacagaaaaacttTTTTGTTTACTAGAATTTCTAACTACAAACCCACCCAATACCACCAGTCTCTAGCTGTCCTCTCTGATCTTCTCAGATACTTCCACGGGTCCCAGGATCTCCCTAGAGAGCTGGACCCCAGATTCTGGCCCCTGTCAGCTGTCCTTCACCACCAGGTCTGCACTTGCCTTGTGCGGTCTTACCAATGGCCTTCAGCACCTCTTCTTTGCCTGCTGTTCCTCCTCCTTAAGCCGCCACAGATGATCCTTTTCCTGACTCATCTGTATCCTTTTGGAAAGTGCTTTTCTGATAAAATAGCTACCCCCAAGAGTAGGAGCCCCAGCATGGTCAGGATCACAGCAAATGCTGGCTTCCAGGGTGAAGCCTGAGGGAAGAAGGGCTCTGTGGCCCAGGCAGACAGCAGGTCAGGGGCACACCCAGGAGAGCCAGCACACTCAGAGAGGCCAGCCCCTCCCCACAGCTCTGCTGGGAGTGGGAAGCAGCACTGACCTGGGATGTAAATAGCCATGGCCTTCTCCTGGCCCAGGACAGGGTTGAGGACAGAGCAGGTCACATTCCCCACAGAACTGTCTCTCACCACCAGAGTGGCCTCCACGCTAAATAGCTCCTCAGTGTCTTGGGTGTGAGCCTCAGAAAGCGCTGGGAACTTGTTTCCACTGAGGTCTCTCCACTGCACCTGGGGCTTTGGGAACCATCCTGAGGCTTTGCACACCATGCGCACTCCATCCTCTTCTGGCCCTTCTATGTGCATTTGGGGGTCAGAGCCCATCCCTCTGGGAAAGAAGCGATGGAGCCCCAGAAGGCCGCCTTGGGCCCTGAGACCCCAGAGTTGCCTACATGTTACACATCTAGAGGGGGAATTTTCATGTTGAATTCTGGGAGTTCTATGGGAagatagaagaaaaggaaggagtaCAGGGACCCACAAAGGGCACTAGGCGCTTCTTCCCAATCATGAGGCccaaaggaaacaggaagaatTTGGTCCCAGGGCTCCCTCCTTGAATCTCCTCTCTTCTCACCTCACACACTCTCCTGGGACATCTTCCTCTCTGTGTGATCACCTTGTTTCCTGAATTCTCTTCCCCTACACCCATGTTTCCATGAGTTATCTTTACAAGGTTTCCTCACATACAATTCAAACTCAAAACTTCAGAACTGAATTCATAAATTTGCACCACTTgtaataaaatgattattaaaatatccCCAATTCCTCAACCTTCTTCAAAGCCAGTTCTCTCACTTCCACAAACTTTTTATTGCCTTTACATTCTGCCTCTGGGCCCAGTCAAGGGATTTGATTTACCCAATGAGAAATTAGCTAATGTGACTAGTGCAGATGTTTGAAAAGCCCTTGCATCTTGGTTTTACTCTCTGCCATTTCCATAGCAGGACATCCTGGGCTACTCAATGGAGGATGGACTCATGTGACATTGCCTGGTCAACCTACTACAGCTGCCCTAGGTCAGCCACATGACCACCTGAAGTGTCAGCACCCACAACCAAGATGCACCTGATGAACTTTTCTGttgacttaaaaacaaataaaaattacaagtaaAAAGCTTAATTCTCCATGTTGAAAAAAAGAAGATGCTATTCCTTTTTCTTATACCATTTGCTTTAGGAACTTTCAATTACAGATCTGCACTTTCTCCTCTTTGGAAATGTTTATATATGATTTTGAAAACTGCTTAGGTTTATTGCAGATTTGTGGCTCAGGAATGCCTTTCTCAAGGACCTGGGAACCAattctttgaaatgtaaaaatcAGGGAAGATAGAAACCCTTTACCTCCTTTTCTGTGGAAAGATAAGAGCCTAACTTATGTGGACATCTTGCTCCAAGTTGTAAAACTACTCCCTGTCATAAAGCTGGAGGagtttcttttgcttcttgatAAATCCTACTAGATGACACAGATGATCTCTAAAACTACCATGTAAATTTAGGATGAGTTATGTGAAACAAATACAGCTTTGAGCCCTCTTAGTTCAGGATTTGTTAttcttcatcttcaaaataaGTATTCAGGAGATTATATATGCTTGGCtattaaaagaaagatgaaattccTTTTTGGTTGTGTGATCCATTCACAAATCATCATAATATGTTTCACACTCTGGTTTGATgcttactcagtaataaaagtgTTTTCTCCTAGCATgggagattttgtttttaattatatttctgaaaCATGACCAAAAATGTATGAGTAAACCCAGGTGAGAATAGTGAAATTCAGCCCCAATTAGTTGAATTTGGTTAGTGcctaaattaaatacatttttcttaccAGATGCACCTGAGATTGTGGctgtttgttacacagcattatCACAGCAGTACAACTGACACATAGTTATCAATAGTCCTGCCACAAACAACAAATAGTTCAAATAAAACCCGGGCAGTCTCTGAAGTCTTCTCCTGGCCTCCCAAAGTTTGTGCCCACAAATCTACTCAGTTGACTCTAGTTTCTAAACCTGTCTgacccctcctctcccaccccactGCCATGCCTCAGGTCAGGCACTCATTCTCTCCACATCATAACTGCACTCCAGGCCTCCTTCTTGCTCacctcccatccatccattcacagCTGCCAACATGAGAATTCCCAGCATGACTGTGTTTAGGATTCCCCCTACTCTGCATCCAAACTCCATAACAAAGCACACAAAGCCTTTAGTGATCTGGTAACTGCCTTCCTCTCCAACACTTCTCCCCAAACTCCACCATCTGAGACACTCAGGGCCCACACACACAACCCCAAGAACTATCTGGTCAAATGCAAGTAGCCACCATCACCATGTGTCTGCCCTCTGCCTTTTCACCTTCCAGCCCATCAACATCCAGGGCTCTTGTGCCACCCCAGGTGTCCACTCCTAATGATCTCATCCTGACACAGGAGAGTGGTGTTAATACAGGACCATCTCTTTATTCTAGTGTTGCCACTTCTTACCATCCTCCCCCTCACTCCTCCTACCAACCATGATGGCCTCATTATACCCAGAATAATCAATCATAACAGGTGCTCCCTCAGCTTTAAACTCTGGCCCCCCACATACTCACCTGGCTAAATACCTACTCCCTTTGGGCCTTGCATTCATGTTCTCTGCATTCATGCCTGGGACTAGGGAGGAGGGCAGTATGGTATCCTTGCCAAGCACTGCCACAATGGGATGTCGAGGGCCAAAAACCTGGAACTGCTCTGTAGACAGAGACATAGTGGATAGAAAGCTagagagacacagacaaaaaaacaagaacacaCACCATCAAGTGGGAAGGCCAGGAAAGCTGGGACAGGAGCCAGAAATCTGATGGATTTGGAATAGATCTTCTGATCATAATGATGTGGCCAGAAATGATGTCAGACACTCCCTCATTGGCTTCTGCTCCTGGTCCCAGGCCCTTCCATGAAGAAATCTCTAattcagtgattctcaaactctCATGAAGCAGAGCTCCTAGGATGCCTTATGGAGCACACATCACTGTACCCCACTCCAGAGCATCTCATTCAC
This portion of the Marmota flaviventris isolate mMarFla1 chromosome 6, mMarFla1.hap1, whole genome shotgun sequence genome encodes:
- the LOC114099319 gene encoding butyrophilin-like protein 1 yields the protein MEREAAEQFQVFGPRHPIVAVLGKDTILPSSLVPGMNAENMNARPKGSRYLARCVTCRQLWGLRAQGGLLGLHRFFPRGMGSDPQMHIEGPEEDGVRMVCKASGWFPKPQVQWRDLSGNKFPALSEAHTQDTEELFSVEATLVVRDSSVGNVTCSVLNPVLGQEKAMAIYIPEPFFPQASPWKPAFAVILTMLGLLLLGSGMALASHGSPLVRRGSSSPEAQLWRVSAPPGKVWTRPAMPLGPTDAGVGGSGPLDFISHGKIPARVGVFLDYSEGDVSFYNLMDGFHIFSFPPVSFCGTLFPYFMFMYGDVSMTICSMESLRGSLYSLTIHFL